From the genome of Raphanus sativus cultivar WK10039 unplaced genomic scaffold, ASM80110v3 Scaffold3775, whole genome shotgun sequence:
GATCTTCCGAGAAGTTTTTTAAAGAGGAGGTTGGCATTTGGCTAATAAGTTTTGTGTTCTTTACTTCCTTTTTTCTTCAGTTGGAAATTGCACAAATGAAGGTAACAGTCTTAATAAGTTCATTGTACAATGTTCATACATATTCAATgatgtttgtaatttttttactaaGAGACCTCTATaagtcctaccaataatcaAAACTTTTGTGATTGTCCTTAACCATTGTCCTTAGCAtcacaataatactaaaataaccTAAGGACCAAATTTTTGGTCCTACCAATAATGATGCCctaataaacatattttatgacttttaataatagagattcTTTGTcacattattttattatctgAAAGTACTACACTCAAACTTCTTGCGTATACTTGGTTTATAAACCAACTGATGTAAATACTATTGCACTGTTTTGTGTATACTTGGTTTTGTAGACCTCTATGATTTTAAGCATTTTCTTTGACTGAGGTTGTGCTGTGAAGCACTCTCCAGAAGACTCAGCAGACATAGCGAAATAAAACAACCCAATCTTAAAAAGGTAAAGCAGGCATTGCATACATCAAGAGGTAATACACCAGCCAACTACCAGAATATAGTTACCATAGAATGCTTCTAGAGATTAGAAGGTCCTTCTTCGGTGCTGTATGCAATTTTTGCAAAAGGCATTGGTCAAGAAGGAGCATCTACCTCCTCAGGGGTGAGATTATTCTGCTTCTCAATATTAGCTTCATTAGCAGAAACTTCATATGCTAAGTTCAATTATGGTATTGTGCTTCTTGTCTACAGTACTGAACCGGAATTTTCggcacaaaaaaaattgatcttcATTTGAACTTAGCATGTTTATTCTGTATAAAAGACTCAACTGCCTCTACAGTTGTACAAACTAAAAAGACCAACCAAAACTGAAGGCTCTTGAAATCAAAGAGACAAAACAAACATGACGAATATAGAGCTTATCAACAATAGAAGCCAAGCCAAGTCAGCTGGCTTCTTTTCTGAACCTATCAACTTCCCAAGAATCACCGCTACAACTGCCATAGTCCCAAACCCAACACAGATGGTGAACA
Proteins encoded in this window:
- the LOC108816908 gene encoding FKBP12-interacting protein of 37 kDa-like — protein: MNSLQSCKDELASCQSELESAKAEIDKWNSAFKKESFVPARKSPEPEFVIDYIRTLRSSEKFFKEEVGIWLISFVFFTSFFLQLEIAQMKVTVLISSLYNVHTYSMMFVIFLLRDLYKSYQ